The following proteins are encoded in a genomic region of Alphaproteobacteria bacterium:
- the mutL gene encoding DNA mismatch repair endonuclease MutL — protein sequence MTIRVLPDNLINQIAAGEVIERPAAVVKELVENALDAGASEIEVTLRDGGQSMILVVDNGKGMTQEELPRAIQRHATSKLPGDDLFAISTLGFRGEALPSIGAVSRLSISSRAAGSESGAMIAVEGGAVGIAQPAAAGLGTRIEVRDLFYATPARLKFLKTPRAEGDHAREVLERLALSRADAGFSLIEEGRRPVRFAPAPGLIEEARRTRIGQVLGEEFLENSMPVSLSRDHVTVGGMIGLPTHNRPTARQQYLFVNGRPVKDKLLYAAVRGGYGDLLPTGRQPVLALFITLPEREVDVNVHPAKAEVRFRDAALIRGLTVAAIRDALSRDARRAAPSLAPQALAAMRPGQNMTWLHQGSGGSHGGGFHMPSGLPPMSHGSLAFDSAPAARVESAAEVQPEHRLGAARAQVHATYIIAQTQDSLVIVDQHAAHERIVYEQMKAALAEGGVKRQILLLPEVVDLGDVAAGRLAARAEELAALGLMIEPFGAGAVLVREIPALFSQRDIKGLIRDLADEIASYGTAESLREKLEHICSTLACHGSVRAGRLLNGEEMNALLRQMEDMPNSGQCNHGRPTYIELKLADLEKLFERR from the coding sequence ATGACGATTCGCGTTTTGCCGGACAATCTCATCAACCAGATCGCGGCGGGCGAGGTCATCGAACGGCCGGCGGCCGTTGTCAAGGAACTGGTCGAGAACGCGCTCGACGCGGGCGCGAGCGAGATCGAGGTCACGTTGCGCGATGGCGGCCAGTCCATGATTCTGGTCGTCGATAACGGCAAGGGCATGACCCAGGAAGAATTGCCGCGCGCGATCCAGCGCCATGCCACCTCCAAGCTTCCCGGCGACGATCTGTTCGCCATCAGCACGCTGGGGTTTCGCGGCGAGGCGCTGCCCTCCATCGGCGCGGTATCGCGGCTGTCGATTTCCAGCCGCGCGGCGGGAAGCGAAAGTGGCGCGATGATCGCGGTCGAAGGCGGCGCGGTCGGCATCGCTCAGCCCGCGGCGGCGGGCCTGGGAACGCGCATCGAAGTGCGCGATCTGTTTTACGCGACGCCTGCCCGGCTCAAATTTCTCAAGACGCCGCGCGCCGAGGGCGATCATGCGCGCGAGGTTCTGGAGCGCCTGGCGCTGAGCCGCGCCGATGCCGGGTTCAGCCTGATCGAGGAAGGGCGGCGTCCCGTGCGCTTTGCCCCCGCGCCGGGCCTTATCGAAGAAGCGCGGCGGACGCGCATCGGCCAGGTGCTGGGCGAGGAATTTCTGGAAAACTCGATGCCGGTTTCGCTGAGCCGCGACCATGTGACGGTGGGCGGCATGATCGGCCTTCCGACTCACAACCGCCCGACGGCGCGGCAGCAATATCTGTTCGTCAATGGCCGCCCGGTGAAGGACAAGCTGCTCTATGCCGCCGTGCGTGGCGGCTATGGCGATCTCTTGCCCACGGGACGGCAGCCGGTTCTGGCGCTGTTCATCACGCTGCCGGAGCGCGAGGTCGACGTGAATGTGCATCCCGCGAAAGCCGAGGTGCGTTTTCGCGACGCCGCGCTGATACGCGGGCTGACGGTGGCCGCGATCCGCGACGCGCTGTCGCGTGACGCAAGGCGCGCCGCGCCGTCGCTTGCGCCGCAGGCGCTTGCCGCGATGCGGCCCGGACAAAATATGACATGGCTTCACCAAGGTTCCGGCGGTTCTCACGGCGGCGGATTTCATATGCCGTCCGGGCTGCCGCCGATGTCGCACGGCTCTCTGGCGTTCGATTCCGCGCCGGCGGCGCGCGTCGAATCTGCGGCGGAAGTTCAGCCGGAACATCGCCTGGGCGCGGCGCGGGCGCAGGTGCATGCCACCTATATCATCGCCCAGACGCAAGACAGTCTCGTCATCGTCGATCAGCATGCCGCGCATGAGCGCATCGTCTATGAGCAGATGAAAGCCGCCCTGGCCGAGGGCGGCGTGAAGCGGCAGATTTTGCTGCTGCCGGAAGTGGTCGATCTCGGCGACGTGGCGGCGGGCAGGCTTGCCGCGCGCGCCGAGGAGCTGGCGGCGCTCGGCCTGATGATCGAGCCGTTCGGCGCGGGCGCGGTTCTGGTGCGCGAGATTCCGGCGCTGTTCAGCCAGCGGGACATCAAGGGACTGATTCGCGATCTTGCCGACGAGATCGCATCCTACGGCACGGCGGAAAGCCTGCGCGAGAAGCTCGAACATATTTGCTCGACGCTTGCTTGTCACGGCTCGGTGCGGGCGGGAAGGTTGCTGAATGGCGAGGAAATGAACGCGCTCTTGCGCCAAATGGAAGATATGCCCAACAGCGGCCAGTGCAATCACGGCCGCCCGACTTATATCGAATTGAAGCTGGCGGATTTGGAAAAATTATTCGAGCGAAGGTAA
- the rsmD gene encoding 16S rRNA (guanine(966)-N(2))-methyltransferase RsmD: protein MIRIVGGIFAGRSLPVPVGRETRPTSDRVREAMFNILAHRDWNVGRDAIMNAHVLDVCCGTGALALEAISRGADYACLVDLSPAAIRVVDNNVNVLGIANQCRIIRADVLQMPKAPRPCNLIFIDPPYDKNLPAQIVPGLVAQGWVAPRAIVVVETAEDETVELPPEFTLKLDREYGDTKIWFYVYEKK from the coding sequence ATGATTCGGATCGTCGGAGGCATATTCGCGGGCCGCAGTCTGCCCGTGCCGGTGGGGCGGGAAACCCGCCCGACCTCCGACCGCGTGCGCGAAGCGATGTTCAATATCCTGGCCCACCGCGACTGGAATGTCGGGCGCGACGCAATCATGAACGCCCATGTCCTCGATGTCTGCTGCGGCACCGGCGCGCTGGCGCTGGAGGCGATCTCGCGCGGCGCCGACTATGCCTGCCTCGTCGATCTGTCACCGGCAGCGATCAGAGTGGTGGATAATAACGTCAACGTGCTCGGCATCGCCAACCAGTGCCGGATCATCCGCGCCGACGTGCTGCAGATGCCCAAAGCGCCCAGGCCGTGCAATTTGATTTTCATCGATCCGCCCTATGACAAGAATCTTCCGGCGCAAATCGTGCCGGGCCTCGTCGCGCAAGGCTGGGTCGCGCCGCGCGCCATCGTCGTCGTCGAAACCGCCGAGGACGAAACGGTGGAGCTTCCGCCGGAATTCACCCTCAAGCTCGACCGCGAATATGGCGACACGAAAATCTGGTTTTATGTTTACGAGAAGAAATAA
- the purD gene encoding phosphoribosylamine--glycine ligase, giving the protein MRVLVIGGGGREHALCQALLKSPQCKALFCDPGNAGIAPIASCIPLNSEDHAATVAFCHMEKIDFVVIGPETPLVHGLADVLRQDGIPVFGPSQAAAELEGSKGFMKDLCAKTNIPTAKYQRFTDLDAALAYIDQEGAPIVVKADGLASGKGVTVAMTVEEAKQAATEALKGRKFGASGASLVIEEYMEGEEVSFFALCDGPHAIPFASAQDHKRAFDGDEGPNTGGMGAYSPAPHMTPALTEQVMREIVQPATNALLAMGRPFQGVLFAGLMLTKSGPKLIEFNVRFGDPETQAILPRLKSDLLLVLHAAAMGKLDEIALEWDDRAALCVVMAAKGYPGSYGYGSVIKGLDRAAESPDVLVFHAGTAHDGDTILANGGRVLGITGLGATIQEAQQNAYKAIDRIEWKEGFCRRDIGWRAVG; this is encoded by the coding sequence ATGCGGGTTCTGGTTATCGGCGGCGGCGGACGCGAACATGCCCTATGCCAAGCCCTGCTCAAATCGCCGCAATGCAAGGCGCTGTTCTGCGATCCGGGCAATGCCGGGATTGCCCCCATCGCCTCCTGCATCCCGCTGAATAGCGAAGACCATGCGGCGACCGTCGCCTTCTGCCATATGGAAAAGATCGATTTCGTCGTCATCGGGCCTGAAACCCCCCTCGTTCACGGTCTGGCCGATGTGCTGCGCCAGGATGGAATCCCGGTTTTCGGCCCGTCTCAGGCCGCCGCCGAGCTGGAAGGCTCGAAGGGCTTCATGAAGGATTTGTGCGCCAAGACGAATATCCCGACCGCCAAATATCAGCGCTTCACCGATCTCGACGCCGCGCTCGCCTATATCGACCAGGAAGGCGCGCCGATCGTCGTCAAGGCCGACGGCCTCGCGTCCGGCAAGGGCGTCACCGTCGCCATGACCGTCGAAGAGGCGAAACAGGCCGCCACGGAAGCCCTCAAGGGCCGCAAATTCGGCGCGTCGGGCGCGTCGCTGGTGATCGAGGAATATATGGAAGGCGAGGAGGTCAGCTTCTTCGCTCTATGCGACGGCCCGCACGCGATCCCGTTCGCCTCGGCGCAGGATCACAAGCGCGCCTTCGACGGCGACGAAGGCCCGAACACCGGCGGCATGGGCGCCTATTCGCCCGCGCCGCATATGACGCCTGCCTTGACCGAGCAGGTCATGCGGGAGATCGTGCAGCCGGCGACGAACGCGCTGCTCGCCATGGGCAGGCCGTTCCAGGGCGTGCTGTTCGCGGGGCTGATGCTGACCAAGAGCGGCCCGAAGCTGATCGAGTTCAACGTCCGTTTCGGCGATCCAGAAACCCAGGCGATATTGCCCCGCCTCAAGAGCGATTTATTGCTGGTGCTGCATGCGGCGGCGATGGGCAAGCTCGACGAGATCGCTCTCGAATGGGACGACCGCGCCGCCCTGTGCGTGGTGATGGCGGCGAAAGGCTATCCCGGCAGCTACGGCTATGGCAGCGTCATCAAGGGCCTCGACCGCGCGGCGGAGTCTCCCGACGTGCTGGTGTTCCATGCCGGAACCGCCCATGACGGCGACACGATCCTGGCGAATGGCGGGCGGGTGCTGGGCATTACCGGCCTCGGCGCGACGATTCAGGAAGCGCAGCAGAACGCCTATAAGGCTATCGACCGGATCGAATGGAAAGAGGGCTTCTGCCGCCGCGATATCGGCTGGCGCGCGGTGGGATAA
- the xseA gene encoding exodeoxyribonuclease VII large subunit has product MNEISAPSALIDQPRPGANAPEFTVSEISRELKQVVEERFGHVRVRGEIGECKFHGNGHVYLSLKDDKSVLAAVIWKGGAGRLGFKPEAGMEVVCTGRLTTYAGQSKYQLVVEAMALAGEGALLKLIEERKKRLMAEGLFSPERKKPLPFMPRRIGVVTSPTGAVIRDILHRVEDRFPCPIVIWPVAVQGPLAAEQIVSAINGFNALAEDSPLRPDVLIIARGGGSVEDLMPFNEEIVVRAAAASAIPLISAVGHETDTTLIDFAADRRAPTPTAAAEMAVPVRAELLANLHNLAARQQQANRRGIEARRDRLMLVARALGDPRRMLEPLWQRADDRAERLKTGMSQILLLRRSALAGTGGRLPHPREWLRLAAQKLSNESRAMESAFRQRVQSFRELERRLPEIAARGERAFGQRWEQWHERVRRAGQLLVSLSPQGVLQRGYALVRAENGQIVSSAAGAKLKQKVALIFHDGEAAAQILPRRDGGQGSLF; this is encoded by the coding sequence ATGAATGAAATTTCTGCCCCATCCGCTCTGATAGATCAACCCCGTCCGGGCGCGAACGCGCCCGAATTCACGGTATCCGAGATCAGCCGCGAGCTTAAACAGGTGGTCGAGGAGCGTTTCGGCCATGTGCGGGTGCGCGGCGAGATCGGGGAATGCAAATTCCATGGCAACGGCCATGTCTATCTGTCGCTCAAGGACGATAAATCCGTTCTGGCCGCCGTGATCTGGAAAGGCGGCGCGGGGCGGCTCGGCTTCAAGCCGGAGGCCGGCATGGAGGTGGTCTGCACCGGGCGGCTCACCACCTATGCCGGGCAATCGAAATACCAGCTCGTCGTCGAGGCGATGGCGCTCGCGGGCGAGGGCGCGCTGCTGAAACTGATCGAGGAGCGCAAAAAACGGCTTATGGCGGAAGGGCTTTTTTCCCCGGAACGTAAAAAACCCCTGCCCTTCATGCCGCGCCGCATCGGCGTCGTGACCTCGCCGACCGGCGCGGTGATCCGCGATATTCTGCACCGGGTGGAAGACCGTTTTCCGTGTCCCATCGTCATCTGGCCGGTGGCGGTGCAGGGCCCCCTTGCTGCGGAGCAGATTGTTTCCGCGATCAACGGATTCAATGCGCTTGCGGAAGATTCGCCGCTGCGTCCGGACGTTCTGATTATCGCGCGCGGCGGCGGCTCGGTCGAGGATCTGATGCCGTTCAACGAAGAGATCGTGGTGCGCGCCGCGGCGGCGAGCGCGATCCCGCTGATTTCCGCGGTTGGGCATGAAACCGATACCACGCTGATCGATTTCGCCGCCGACCGCCGCGCGCCAACGCCGACCGCCGCCGCCGAAATGGCGGTGCCGGTGCGGGCCGAGCTGCTCGCGAACTTGCACAATCTCGCCGCGCGGCAGCAGCAGGCCAATCGGCGCGGGATCGAGGCGCGTCGCGACCGGCTCATGCTCGTCGCCCGCGCGCTCGGCGATCCGCGCCGCATGCTGGAGCCGCTGTGGCAGCGCGCCGACGACAGGGCGGAGCGCCTTAAAACCGGCATGAGTCAGATTCTGCTGTTGCGACGCTCGGCGCTGGCGGGAACCGGCGGGCGCTTGCCGCATCCGCGCGAATGGCTGCGCCTCGCGGCGCAGAAACTGAGCAATGAATCGCGGGCGATGGAATCCGCTTTCCGCCAGCGCGTGCAATCGTTCCGGGAGCTTGAGCGCCGACTGCCCGAGATCGCCGCGCGCGGCGAGCGTGCGTTCGGGCAGCGATGGGAGCAGTGGCATGAACGCGTGCGCCGCGCGGGGCAGCTTCTGGTCAGCCTGTCGCCGCAGGGCGTGCTGCAGCGCGGCTACGCGTTGGTGCGTGCGGAAAACGGCCAGATTGTTTCGAGCGCTGCCGGGGCCAAGCTGAAGCAGAAAGTCGCGCTGATCTTCCATGATGGCGAGGCGGCGGCGCAAATCCTGCCGCGCCGCGACGGCGGACAGGGCAGCCTGTTCTGA
- a CDS encoding pseudouridine synthase has translation MPQTTTKSEQANKGERIAKYLARAGICSRRDAEKMILEGRVKVDGNILASPAFNVTEASAVLVDGKSVAAREPARLWRYHKPAGLVTTARDPQGRPTVFENLPKNLPRVVSVGRLDLTTEGLLLLTNDGALARHLELPKHGWMRHYRVRVHGTVNEARLKKLEGGLVLEGVRYGPIKATLEKAQGASNAWLEVGIREGKNREIRKVMEHMRLTVTRLIRVSFGPFPLAKLAPGAVEEVPPRMMREQLADFFTEP, from the coding sequence ATGCCACAAACAACGACGAAAAGCGAACAGGCGAACAAGGGCGAGCGCATCGCCAAATATCTGGCGCGCGCGGGAATCTGCTCGCGCCGCGACGCCGAGAAAATGATTCTCGAAGGGCGCGTGAAGGTGGACGGCAATATTCTCGCCAGCCCCGCCTTCAACGTCACCGAAGCCAGCGCGGTTCTGGTCGACGGCAAATCCGTCGCCGCACGCGAGCCCGCGCGCCTGTGGCGCTATCACAAGCCCGCGGGCCTCGTCACCACCGCGCGCGATCCGCAGGGCCGCCCGACGGTATTCGAAAATCTGCCGAAAAATCTGCCGCGCGTGGTTTCCGTGGGGCGGCTCGACCTCACCACCGAAGGGCTTTTGCTGCTGACCAATGACGGCGCGCTGGCGCGGCATCTGGAACTGCCGAAGCATGGCTGGATGCGGCATTACCGCGTGCGGGTGCATGGCACGGTGAACGAAGCGCGGCTGAAGAAGCTGGAGGGCGGCCTGGTGCTCGAGGGCGTCCGCTACGGCCCGATCAAGGCGACGCTGGAAAAGGCGCAGGGCGCTTCCAACGCGTGGCTCGAGGTCGGCATCCGCGAGGGCAAGAACCGCGAGATTCGCAAGGTCATGGAGCATATGCGCCTTACGGTCACCCGCCTGATCCGCGTCAGCTTCGGCCCCTTTCCGCTTGCCAAACTGGCGCCGGGCGCAGTAGAGGAAGTGCCGCCGCGCATGATGCGCGAACAATTGGCGGACTTTTTTACAGAACCATGA
- a CDS encoding nucleotide sugar dehydrogenase yields the protein MTARVPVIVFESTVYPGLTEEVCGPRIEAASGKKRGKDFRLGYSPERINPGDREHTLETIVKIIAAEDAESLARLRAVYGAVVTAGLHEAQSIAVAEAAKVLENTQRDLNVALMNELALICDRLNIRTADVLAAAGTKWNFLKFSPGLVGGHCIGVDPYYLTTRAEALGYHPQVILSGRRINDNMPVFIAEKIVKLMVGGGRWNGRARVGVLGLAFKENVRDLRNSRVPEIVRELGHYGCEVLLHDPMADAAHARHEYGLELSEDADLRELDALVLAVPHRQIMAAMDSWMARVKPGGVVADVKSALMPSAVPAGLCYWSL from the coding sequence ATGACGGCCCGGGTTCCGGTGATCGTATTCGAATCGACGGTCTATCCCGGCCTTACCGAAGAAGTCTGCGGCCCGCGCATCGAGGCGGCGTCGGGCAAAAAGCGCGGCAAGGATTTCCGTCTTGGATACTCTCCCGAACGCATCAATCCTGGCGACCGCGAGCACACGCTCGAAACCATCGTCAAGATCATCGCCGCCGAAGATGCCGAAAGTCTCGCGCGATTGCGCGCCGTCTATGGCGCGGTCGTGACCGCGGGCCTGCATGAGGCGCAGAGCATCGCCGTCGCCGAAGCCGCCAAGGTTCTGGAAAACACCCAGCGCGATTTGAACGTGGCGCTGATGAACGAGCTCGCGCTGATTTGCGACCGCCTCAATATCCGCACGGCGGACGTGCTGGCGGCGGCGGGCACGAAATGGAATTTCCTGAAATTCTCGCCCGGCCTCGTCGGCGGGCATTGCATCGGCGTCGATCCCTACTATCTGACCACGCGCGCCGAGGCGCTCGGCTATCATCCGCAGGTGATCTTGTCGGGGCGGCGCATCAACGACAATATGCCGGTCTTCATCGCCGAAAAAATCGTCAAGCTGATGGTCGGCGGCGGGCGCTGGAACGGTAGAGCGCGCGTCGGCGTTCTCGGACTCGCCTTCAAGGAAAATGTCCGCGATCTGCGCAACAGCCGCGTGCCGGAAATCGTGCGCGAGCTCGGCCATTACGGCTGCGAGGTGCTGCTGCACGATCCGATGGCCGATGCCGCCCACGCCCGCCACGAATACGGGCTTGAGCTTTCCGAGGACGCGGATTTGCGCGAGCTCGACGCGCTGGTTCTCGCGGTGCCGCACCGGCAGATCATGGCGGCGATGGATTCATGGATGGCGCGGGTCAAGCCCGGCGGCGTGGTCGCCGACGTGAAATCGGCGCTGATGCCCTCCGCCGTTCCGGCGGGACTTTGCTATTGGAGTTTGTAG
- a CDS encoding quinone oxidoreductase has product MQAITFAAPGGPDIMRLQPLRLGAPGPGEALIRHEAIGVNFIDIYHRTGFYPVALPGGLGLEAAGVVEAVGAGVEKISEGMRVAYVADKPGTYATHNLVKADRLVPLPDWLDSATAAAVLLQGLTAEYLITSSFEVMPWHTILLHAAAGGVGLLLTQWAAHHGATVIGTAGGETKTRLALHYGCAHAIDYQSEDFAERAREITGGLGVDVVYDSVGKTTFEGSLQCLKPRGTLVSFGQSSGAIPPLDVARLGALGSLTLTRPSLPHYIATPQELGRRAAHLFLMLKSGAVLLDQMTRFALADAAKAHEALEGRQTAGKVILMP; this is encoded by the coding sequence ATGCAGGCCATCACCTTCGCCGCGCCCGGCGGCCCCGACATCATGCGGCTGCAGCCTTTGCGGCTCGGCGCGCCCGGACCCGGCGAGGCGCTGATTCGCCATGAAGCCATCGGCGTCAATTTCATCGATATCTATCACCGCACGGGATTTTATCCGGTCGCGCTGCCGGGGGGCCTCGGCCTCGAGGCGGCGGGCGTGGTCGAGGCGGTGGGCGCGGGCGTCGAGAAAATTTCCGAAGGAATGCGCGTCGCCTATGTCGCCGACAAGCCCGGAACCTACGCCACGCACAATCTGGTCAAGGCGGACCGGCTGGTGCCGCTGCCCGACTGGCTCGACAGCGCGACGGCGGCCGCGGTGCTGCTGCAGGGCCTGACCGCCGAATATCTCATCACCTCGAGCTTTGAAGTCATGCCTTGGCATACTATTCTGCTGCATGCGGCGGCGGGCGGCGTCGGCCTTTTGCTAACCCAGTGGGCGGCGCATCACGGCGCGACGGTCATCGGCACCGCGGGCGGCGAAACCAAGACGCGCCTCGCGCTGCATTATGGCTGCGCCCATGCGATCGATTACCAAAGCGAGGATTTCGCCGAAAGGGCGCGCGAGATCACCGGCGGCCTGGGCGTCGATGTCGTCTATGATTCTGTCGGCAAGACGACGTTTGAGGGTAGCCTGCAATGCCTCAAGCCGCGCGGCACGCTGGTCAGCTTCGGCCAGTCTTCCGGCGCGATTCCGCCGCTCGACGTGGCGCGGCTCGGCGCGCTGGGCTCGCTCACGCTGACCCGGCCTTCGCTGCCCCATTATATCGCCACGCCGCAGGAACTGGGGCGCCGCGCCGCGCATTTGTTCCTGATGCTGAAATCCGGCGCCGTGCTGCTCGATCAGATGACCCGTTTCGCCCTCGCCGACGCCGCCAAGGCTCATGAGGCGCTCGAAGGGCGGCAGACGGCGGGGAAGGTTATTTTAATGCCATAG
- the galE gene encoding UDP-glucose 4-epimerase GalE has product MSSTILVSGGAGYIGSHACLALRDAGFTPVAIDNLSQGHEWAVKFGPLRQGDIGDEDFVRGVCAEFKPAALMHFAAFIEVGESVQNPAKYWDNNFERAKKLFAAARAGGIRHAVFSSTAAVYGMPDISPLTEDLPLKPINPYGETKLAAEQALREMADMKSVALRYFNAAGAAAEEGIGEAHWPESHLLPNVILAALGHKPAITVFGTDYPTPDGTAVRDYVHVRDLAEAHVAALRYLLGGGESTVCNLGTGKGYSVKEVIDEVQNRVGGPVPAEYGPRRAGDPPALVANAEKAGRLLGWKPGRPLGDIVASALAWHRGQRYREAVLDVRLPS; this is encoded by the coding sequence ATGTCATCCACGATCCTCGTTTCCGGCGGCGCCGGCTATATCGGCAGCCATGCCTGCCTTGCCTTGCGGGACGCGGGCTTCACGCCGGTGGCCATCGACAATCTGTCGCAGGGGCATGAATGGGCGGTGAAATTCGGCCCGCTGCGCCAGGGCGACATCGGCGACGAGGATTTCGTGCGCGGCGTCTGCGCCGAGTTCAAGCCCGCCGCGCTGATGCATTTCGCCGCTTTCATCGAAGTCGGCGAGTCGGTTCAAAATCCCGCGAAATACTGGGACAATAATTTCGAGCGCGCCAAGAAGCTGTTCGCCGCCGCGCGCGCCGGCGGCATTCGCCATGCGGTGTTTTCCTCGACCGCCGCCGTGTACGGCATGCCCGACATCTCCCCGCTGACCGAGGATTTGCCGCTCAAGCCGATCAACCCCTATGGCGAGACCAAGCTGGCGGCGGAGCAGGCGCTTCGGGAGATGGCGGACATGAAGTCGGTGGCGCTGCGTTATTTCAACGCCGCCGGAGCCGCGGCGGAGGAAGGCATCGGCGAAGCCCATTGGCCGGAGAGCCATCTGCTGCCCAACGTGATTCTCGCCGCGCTGGGCCATAAGCCCGCGATCACGGTGTTCGGCACCGATTATCCGACGCCGGACGGCACGGCGGTGCGCGATTACGTCCATGTCCGCGATCTCGCCGAGGCGCATGTCGCGGCGCTGCGCTACCTTCTCGGCGGCGGCGAAAGCACCGTCTGCAATCTCGGCACCGGCAAGGGCTATTCGGTCAAGGAGGTCATCGACGAAGTGCAAAATCGCGTCGGCGGCCCCGTTCCGGCGGAATATGGGCCGCGCCGCGCGGGCGATCCTCCGGCGCTGGTCGCCAATGCCGAGAAGGCGGGCAGGCTTTTGGGCTGGAAGCCGGGCCGCCCGCTCGGCGATATCGTCGCCTCCGCCCTTGCCTGGCATCGCGGCCAGCGTTACCGCGAGGCGGTGCTGGATGTGCGGCTGCCGTCGTAA
- a CDS encoding pentapeptide repeat-containing protein, with product MNESSPTIRIDQEALDDLVRKHAMFRAGKVGGRRASLINYDLTGLTLRGQDMSHADFGGAVLAGADLRDATLDYCSFFGADLREANLLNASMVRADLRGAVLRGAVMAGVDMTGADLRGGRMMAQAQDEDGGGDISAKKSGDRATAESTTDFRGADLSGSKLSGVMAMNTNFQDANLAGSVMLRGNLRGASLEGANLHGADLSQADLRESNLRAAVMTEAKTESANLLDADTKGALDAAAAGPTLAQLDKPFAERLKAHTLWVASEGMEGERLDISGFDLRREPPFTRALLAMIRGENSIWYGQDMLEVQLQAADLRGADLRQCNMIQADLRGANLSGAQLTGSHLQRAKLQPLKIGSRKAIASDLSGTSLRYADLSGADLTGVNFAGADLAHANLSNADLRGANLQGADMEAVNLEGTRMDGKR from the coding sequence ATGAACGAATCCTCTCCGACGATCCGCATCGATCAGGAAGCTTTGGACGATCTGGTCCGCAAGCATGCGATGTTCCGCGCGGGCAAAGTGGGCGGGCGGCGCGCGAGCCTGATCAATTACGACCTGACCGGCCTGACGCTGCGCGGCCAGGATATGTCCCACGCGGATTTCGGCGGCGCGGTTCTCGCGGGGGCGGATTTGCGCGACGCGACGCTGGATTACTGCTCCTTCTTCGGCGCCGATTTGCGCGAGGCCAATCTTTTGAACGCCAGCATGGTGCGCGCCGATCTGCGCGGCGCCGTCCTGCGCGGCGCCGTGATGGCGGGTGTGGATATGACCGGCGCCGATCTGCGCGGCGGCCGGATGATGGCGCAGGCGCAGGACGAGGATGGCGGCGGGGATATTTCGGCCAAGAAAAGCGGCGATCGCGCCACCGCCGAAAGCACGACCGATTTCCGCGGCGCGGATTTGAGCGGCTCGAAACTTTCCGGCGTCATGGCGATGAACACCAATTTCCAGGACGCCAATCTTGCCGGCAGCGTCATGCTGCGCGGCAATTTACGCGGCGCGAGCCTGGAGGGAGCCAACCTGCATGGCGCGGATCTCAGCCAGGCGGATTTGAGGGAAAGCAATCTGCGCGCCGCCGTGATGACGGAAGCCAAGACCGAATCCGCCAATCTCCTCGACGCCGACACCAAGGGCGCGCTGGATGCCGCCGCCGCCGGGCCGACGCTGGCGCAGCTCGACAAGCCTTTCGCCGAAAGGCTCAAGGCGCACACGCTATGGGTCGCGAGCGAAGGCATGGAGGGCGAACGGCTCGATATCAGCGGCTTCGATCTGCGCCGGGAGCCGCCCTTCACCCGCGCGCTTCTCGCGATGATCCGGGGCGAGAATTCCATCTGGTACGGCCAGGACATGCTGGAAGTGCAGCTGCAGGCCGCCGATCTGCGCGGCGCGGATCTCAGGCAGTGCAACATGATCCAGGCCGATCTGCGGGGGGCCAACTTATCCGGAGCGCAATTGACCGGCAGCCATCTGCAGCGCGCCAAGCTTCAGCCGCTGAAGATCGGCAGCCGCAAAGCCATAGCCAGCGATTTATCGGGAACCAGCCTGCGCTATGCCGATCTTTCGGGCGCGGACTTGACCGGCGTCAATTTCGCGGGAGCCGACCTCGCGCATGCCAATTTGTCGAACGCCGATCTGCGCGGCGCGAATCTGCAAGGCGCGGACATGGAAGCCGTCAATCTCGAAGGCACGCGAATGGATGGGAAGCGATGA